The region GCAGTTCGGACCCGAAGGCTGCCTGAGTATTCCCGGCTTGAACGGGGATGTCCGCCGTGCGGAGACAGTGACCGTACGCGGCCTGAACCGCGAGGGCGAGGAAGTGACCATTACCGGAAGCGGCCTGCTGGCACGGGCTTTTCAGCATGAGATTGACCACCTGAATGGCGTGCTGTTCACGGATATTGCTGAGAAGGTCTATGAATACACGGCAGAACGCAGTGAAACTGAGGAGTGAATGAAATGAGAATAGTGTTCATGGGAACACCAGCCTTTGCAGTCCCCTCCTTGCGGATGCTGCTGGAAGAGGGCTATGAGGTAGTGGCCGTGGTGAGTCAGCCGGACCGGCCGCAAGGCCGCAAGAAAACGCTGGTGCCATCCCCGGTGAAGGCGGCTGCACTGGAGCTGGGACTGCCTGTCCTTCAGCCTGAACGCCTGCGCCGCCCTGAATCAGTGGCTGAGCTGGCTGCCTATGAGCCGGATCTGATTGTTACCGCCGCATATGGACAGATTCTTCCCAAGAGCGTTCTTGAGCTGCCGGCGAACGGGTGTGTGAATGTTCATGGCTCACTTCTGCCCAAATACCGGGGCGGTGCTCCGATACAGCGCTGTATCATGAACGGCGAGAAGGTGACTGGTGTGACGCTGATGTATATGGCGGAAGGACTGGACACTGGAGATATGATCTCACGGGTGGAGGTTGCGATAGAGGATGACGATACCTCAGGCACGCTGTTTGAGAAGCTAAGCGTTGCCGGACGGGAGCTCCTCAAGGCAGAGATGCCGCGGCTGGCAGCCGGCCGTGTAGAAGCTGCCGCGCAGGATGACAGTGAAGCAACCTATGCGCCGAATCTAAGCCGGGAAGATGAACGGATCGACTGGAGCCGGGGCTCGCTTGAGCTGTACAACCAGATCCGCGGTCTGGTGCCGTTCTCGGGTGCGTTCACCCTATGGAACGGAGAGACCTTCAAGGCATGGGCTGCGGTGAAGCCGCAGGATGAGGAGCAGCCGGGCGGCAGCGCGGCTCCGGGCACCGTGCTGTCCGTGAGCGAACGCGGCGTTGAGGTGAAGACCGGCGACGGGACGCTCCTTCTTACAACCGTTCAGCCTGCCGGCAAAAAAGCCATGAGCGCAGCCGACTTCAGCCGTGGTGCAACCCTTGCGCCCGGCACGGTGCTCGGTTGAGCGCGGGCGGCAAGGGAGATGGCGGACAGCGTCCGCGTACTTCCGGCAATCAGCCAGCGGCCTCCGGCAGGAAGCCTGCCGCAGGCAGAACCGGCGGAGCAGGCCGGAACCGGCAGGGCGGCAAGCCCGCTGCGCCGGCTTCTGCGCGTGAGGTTGCTCTTGATATTCTGGTACGCGTAGAGCAGCAGGGCGCGTACAGCAACCTGCTGCTGGGAAGCAGCCTCCAGAAAACGGACCTCAGCCGGGAGGATACGGGACTTGCTACAGAGCTCGTGTACGGAACTCTCTCAAGGATGATTACCCTTGATTATGTCCTCAGCAGCTTCGTCAGCAAAGGGATAGCCAAGCTGGAGCCTTGGGTACGGAGTCTGCTGCGGCTAAGCCTGTACCAGATCATGTATCTGGACCGGGTGCCTTCGCATGCAGCCGTTAACGAGGCTGTGAATATCTCCAAGAGACGCGGCCATCAGGGCATCTCAGGTATGGTCAATGGCGTGCTGCGCAGTGTGCTGCGGGCTGGAGATCTGCCGGTATTGCCTGAGGGGCTGAGCCGGGAAGAGCGGATCTCCATTCTGCATTCCCATCCCCTGTGGATGGTGAAGCGCTGGTCGGCGGAATACGGTCCGGACACGGCAGAAGCTATGTGTGCGGCGAATAATGAGCCGCCCGCAGTCAGTGTACGTGTTAATACAACGATGATTAGCCGGGAGGACATGCTGGCAGAACTGCTTGAAGCCGGTCTGGATGCCGCAGAATCGAAGGTGAGCCCTGCGGGGCTGGTCATCAGAGGCGGCGGCAATCTGGCGCTGACCTCCTGGTACCGGGACGGCTATCTGTCCGTTCAGGATGAGAGCTCGATGCTGGTCGCCGAGGTTGTCGCTCCCGAAGCCGGGATGAAGGTGCTGGACTGCTGCGCTGCTCCCGGCGGCAAAAGCGCCCATATGGGTGAACTGATGAAGGACGAAGGCTCCATACTGGCCAATGACCTGCATGAGCATAAGGCTAAGCTGATTGCCGAGCAGGCAGCACGCCTTGGCCTGGAGTGCATAACCACTGCAAGCGGGGATGCGCTGGAGCTGGGCGTAGCCCTCCAGCCGGAATCCTATGACCGGATTCTGCTGGACGCTCCTTGCTCGGGGCTTGGGGTTATCCGCCGCAAGCCTGATTTGAAATGGCGCAAGCAGCCGGAGGATATTGCAAGCGTAGCTGCGCTGCAGCTTGAACTGCTGCAATCGGTCTCCGGCCTGCTGAAGCCGGGAGGCGTGCTGGTCTACAGCACGTGTACTACCGAGCAGGCGGAGAATAGCCGGGTTGTTGCCGCTTTTCTGGAGCGCAATCCCGGCTTCGCCCCGGTCAGCTTCAAGTCAGCCGTCTGGGAACGGCTGGGAGGAACCGCGCTTGCTGCCGGTGACGGCATGCAGCTGCTCCCGCACCATTATGGCAGCGATGGCTTCTATATTGCCCGGCTGGAGCGACTCTTGTAATATAGCGATTGTGCTTCCGTACTACAGCTTCCCGCCCGCAGATTCCTCCGCGCGGCGGGCTTTTCTTTTACCGGTTCTGAGTTTTGTGTTAAAATAGGAAGAATGAGAAACAATACGCATATAATTTATGAAAGCACAGGTGCAAAAATACAATGAAACCTTTAATATATGATTTTTCTTTAGAAGAGTTACAGCAATGGGCTAAGGACAACGGAGAGCCGGCTTTTCGCGGCGGGCAGATCTTTGACTGGCTGTATGTAAAGCGGGTTAATGACTTCGAATCCATGAGCAACCTCTCCAAGGCACTCAGAGCCAAACTGGTTGACCAGTTCAGTATTTCGGCACTCACCGAGATTACGAAGCTGGAGTCCAAGGACGGCACAGTGAAATTCCTGTTCGGTCTACATGATGATCATGCGATTGAGACAGTTATTATGAAGCATAATTATGGAAACAGCGTGTGTGTGACCACCCAGGTAGGCTGCCGGATCGGATGTACCTTCTGTGCATCTACCCTTGGCGGTCTCAAGCGGGATCTGACTGCAGGGGAGATCGTTGCCCAGGTTGTCCGCTCCCAGCAGATTCTTGATGCGCGCGGCGAACGTGTCAGCAGCATTGTCATTATGGGGACAGGCGAGCCCTTCGAGAATTATGAT is a window of Paenibacillus sp. FSL H3-0469 DNA encoding:
- the fmt gene encoding methionyl-tRNA formyltransferase, with amino-acid sequence MRIVFMGTPAFAVPSLRMLLEEGYEVVAVVSQPDRPQGRKKTLVPSPVKAAALELGLPVLQPERLRRPESVAELAAYEPDLIVTAAYGQILPKSVLELPANGCVNVHGSLLPKYRGGAPIQRCIMNGEKVTGVTLMYMAEGLDTGDMISRVEVAIEDDDTSGTLFEKLSVAGRELLKAEMPRLAAGRVEAAAQDDSEATYAPNLSREDERIDWSRGSLELYNQIRGLVPFSGAFTLWNGETFKAWAAVKPQDEEQPGGSAAPGTVLSVSERGVEVKTGDGTLLLTTVQPAGKKAMSAADFSRGATLAPGTVLG
- the rsmB gene encoding 16S rRNA (cytosine(967)-C(5))-methyltransferase RsmB, which codes for MSAGGKGDGGQRPRTSGNQPAASGRKPAAGRTGGAGRNRQGGKPAAPASAREVALDILVRVEQQGAYSNLLLGSSLQKTDLSREDTGLATELVYGTLSRMITLDYVLSSFVSKGIAKLEPWVRSLLRLSLYQIMYLDRVPSHAAVNEAVNISKRRGHQGISGMVNGVLRSVLRAGDLPVLPEGLSREERISILHSHPLWMVKRWSAEYGPDTAEAMCAANNEPPAVSVRVNTTMISREDMLAELLEAGLDAAESKVSPAGLVIRGGGNLALTSWYRDGYLSVQDESSMLVAEVVAPEAGMKVLDCCAAPGGKSAHMGELMKDEGSILANDLHEHKAKLIAEQAARLGLECITTASGDALELGVALQPESYDRILLDAPCSGLGVIRRKPDLKWRKQPEDIASVAALQLELLQSVSGLLKPGGVLVYSTCTTEQAENSRVVAAFLERNPGFAPVSFKSAVWERLGGTALAAGDGMQLLPHHYGSDGFYIARLERLL